A segment of the Mesotoga infera genome:
TTCCACGTCTCCTGAAAGTTGTTTTCGTCTCAACTTCTCTGTCCTCGTTTGGGGACAAGACGAAGGAGCTTTCTTTCGGTACGAAGTATTCTCTATCTCCTCTAATTACCGGGAAGAGAGTTGTGCTCAGTGAGATGAAACGACTTCCTTCGACAGAATATATTATTGTGAGAGTCTCATCAGAGAAAAGCCTTTCTCTGTCAATAGAACGCGTTATGGTAATTGTTTTCAGAGTCCTTCTAGACAGGTAGTAGTAAAGCCAAACGATCGCAGAGAACAGTACAAATGTTACTGAGAAAGCATTCAAAGAGAGCAATGACCAGCAAACTGAAGCGACCGTTGCAACTATTAGCGGCCTTTTTCTGGACTTGATTTCCTCAAGATCAAGCCTTTTCATATTCTAAAGGAATTGGAATTGACTGCACTATATCCATGACGATTTCTCTATTCGTTCTTCGCATTAGTCTGGACTCCGGCCTGGCAATAATTCTGTGAGAGAGAACATCCGGTGCTACTTCTTTGACATCGTCGGGGATTGCGAAGTTCCTTCCCCTAAGACCTGCTAAAGCTCTCGCTGTTTCCATCAAGGCTATTGATCCCCTTGGACTCGCACCCAACTGAATCTCTCTGTGTTTTCTCGTCTCATTAACAATGGAAACAATGTACCCGAGTAGGGAGTCCTCAACCAGTATCTCTTTTGTCTGGTTCATGACGTCAACCAGTTCCTCCCTGCTTGAGACAGGGTTCAAGGCAGTAATAGGGTGTTCTGACGAGATTCCCTTGAGCAATCTCTTCTCAGCCTGTTCGCCGGGATACCCCATCGCAAGTGAAAGAGCAAATCTGTCCAGTTGGGCTTCAGGGAGTGGGAACGTTCCTTCGAATTCCACCGGGTTTTAAGTTGCAATAAGGAAAAATGGACTCCCCATTTTAAGAGTCCGACCTTCTACAGTTACCTGTCTCTCGGCCATAGCCTCGAGAAGGGCGGACTGTGTTCTCGGAGTCGTCCTGTTAATTTCATCCACAAGAAGAATCTGGGTGAATATCGGCCCCTTTCTGAAAGTGAACTCATGTGTCTTGAGATCCAGGATGTTCATACCGGTTACATCTCCAGGCAGGAGGTCTGGAGTGCACTGAAGTCTGTTGAAGTCGAGTCCTAGCGAGACGGCGAGACTTCTAGCCAGCATAGTCTTTCCAACGCCGGGAACATCGTTTATCAGTACATGGCCGCCGCTTAACAGGACTGCGAGGACTCTTTCGATTACCGGGTCTTTGCCCACTATCACTCTGGATATATTGTTCACGAGTTTGCTTCCAAAGTCCTTGATGGGAATCATACCTCACCTCTCGGAAAGTCCGTGGTCTGTTGAGTTTAGCACAGAAAAAACCAACTATCTAAAGATAGTATATATTCCTCCAAAAAGCGCATCTCCTAACTCAATGGAGATGCGCCTAAGATAAGACGATTCTGGGAAATGCTTTCTGTCTAAGACTACAAACCGAATCTAATCTCATTCCAAAGAGTATTGTAAATACGAAGATCCTCTCCAAGATCTCTGATCAGTTCGGTATTCTCAAGATCTTCGGCAGAATAAACGGGTCTTTCCTCAGTCAGTTCTCTTGCAGGCACATTTGGTGAAGGCAGAAGAAGGTAATCGGATACATCTGCCGCAACATCGGGCCTGAGTATGTAATTTATGAAGAGATGCGCATTCTCCAGATTAGTAGCGCCTTTTAGAATTACAAAACTGTCTATCCACAGTGTGCTTCCTTCCCAAGGAATGAAAAAATCAATATTCTTCAGCTCTTCTTCTGTAGCTTCATAGAAGATATTCTCACCGTAACCGTGCACCACCCAAAACTCTCCTGAAATTATCCCCTTTGCGAAAAGCTCGTTATCAAACTTGGCAATATTATCTTTCCATTTTAGAATAAGATTCTTTGCTTCCTCGAGTTCGTCTGGATCGGTTGAGTTTACTGAATAACCGAGGTACTTGAGGGCTGCACCGAATACTTCTCTCATATCATCAAGGAGAGTCATCATTCCCTTGAATTGCGGCAATTCGAAGATCTTCCACGATCTCGGATAGACCTCGACAAAACTCGCATTAACCGCGATTCCGGTAGTTCCCATCATGTAGGGAATACTGTACGTATTCTCAGGATCATAGTACATTTGCTCTACAATATCGGGATCTATGTTTACGAGATTTGGCACCAGAGACTTGTCTACAGGGAGCAACATATCTTCTTTGATCATGATGCTTGTGTAATCTGCAGAGGGCATTGCAAGATCGTATCCACGCGCTCCTGCCTTGAGCTTGGCGAACATCGTCTCGTTCGAATCGTAGTTGTCGTAAGTCACATTTACGCCATACTCCTGCGAAAAGGCATCAATAACCTCACTGGGAATGTAGTCCGACCAGCCGTAGATTATTAGATTTCCCTGACCGAGCGCGAGCACGGAAACGAAAAGTATGGTACCGATAATTGTCAGTTTCTTCATCAGTTGTTCCACCTCCTAGAAGATTAGCTTCCTGAATCTGCTTCCAAAGAAAGATATGAATAGAGTTCCAACAAGAAGCAGAGTCGAAAGCGCATTTATCACCGGGGAGACTCCGAACTTAATCATTGAATATATTTTCAAAGGCAAAGTAGTGGATCCAGGCCCGGCAACGAAAAACGTGATAACAAAATCATCAATGGACAACGTAAGGCTTAGCAGGAAGCCTGCCATTATCCCAGGCATAATCATAGGGACTATCACTCTTCTGAAAACTTGAGAACTCTTTGCGCCTAGATCTCGGGCGGCCTCTACAATAGAATAGTCAAAGTCTTCGAGTCTTGTCATTACTGTTACAGTAACATAGGAAACGCAGAAAGTCACGTGCGCGATAAAAATCGTAATAAGCCCCAGAGGAATACCAATGGCAACGAAAAATATAAGCATCGATACACCCATCAAGATATCGGGAATTATCAACGGTGTGTAGACCAGAACTCCCAAATAACCCTTCATTCTCGATTTGTACCAGTAGAGAGCCACTGCCGCAAAGGTTCCGATAGCTGTCGCCACCAGGGACGATGAAACAGCTATTATAACTGTGTTGAGAAAGGCTCTCCAGACATCTGCCTGTCTGAACAACTCGGAATACCACTTCAAAGTGAACCCCGTCCAAGAAACACCCTGTCTGGAGCCATTGAATGACAGTAGAACCAGAGCGATAATTGGCAGGTACAGGAAGACGAAGGCCAGAGTAGTTATGGTCAAAGAGAATCTGCGCTTACCGATTACCTTCTTCGTCTCCATCAAATCTCCTCCTCGTTCATATAACTCTCGCGAATGGTGAGCCACCTCTTGCTCTGTACTTTGTTCATTCTCATATAAACGAGGAGTCCCAGAGTAGAGATCAACAGAAATATCATCGAAATCGCGGAAGAGGAGGGCCAGTTTCTCGCCACAGTCAGCTGTTTGGCAAT
Coding sequences within it:
- a CDS encoding extracellular solute-binding protein, whose protein sequence is MKKLTIIGTILFVSVLALGQGNLIIYGWSDYIPSEVIDAFSQEYGVNVTYDNYDSNETMFAKLKAGARGYDLAMPSADYTSIMIKEDMLLPVDKSLVPNLVNIDPDIVEQMYYDPENTYSIPYMMGTTGIAVNASFVEVYPRSWKIFELPQFKGMMTLLDDMREVFGAALKYLGYSVNSTDPDELEEAKNLILKWKDNIAKFDNELFAKGIISGEFWVVHGYGENIFYEATEEELKNIDFFIPWEGSTLWIDSFVILKGATNLENAHLFINYILRPDVAADVSDYLLLPSPNVPARELTEERPVYSAEDLENTELIRDLGEDLRIYNTLWNEIRFGL
- a CDS encoding ABC transporter permease, which translates into the protein METKKVIGKRRFSLTITTLAFVFLYLPIIALVLLSFNGSRQGVSWTGFTLKWYSELFRQADVWRAFLNTVIIAVSSSLVATAIGTFAAVALYWYKSRMKGYLGVLVYTPLIIPDILMGVSMLIFFVAIGIPLGLITIFIAHVTFCVSYVTVTVMTRLEDFDYSIVEAARDLGAKSSQVFRRVIVPMIMPGIMAGFLLSLTLSIDDFVITFFVAGPGSTTLPLKIYSMIKFGVSPVINALSTLLLVGTLFISFFGSRFRKLIF